In Mesorhizobium sp. 113-3-3, a genomic segment contains:
- a CDS encoding ABC transporter permease — protein MRIPLRRLGVYFVAFLFAIIVNFTLPRLMPGSPVDSMIAQLGPRATPAAVEAIKARFGAVEQPVWLQFVDYIKGLATFDLGVSVKYYPQTVTQVLARSAGWTALLVTCAIVFSLCVGVSLGAVAAWRRGGRFDAFVSPFSVVLIAIPPVIIALATLFTFGVTLRWFPVGYAYNPDLDPGFNFTFLGSVFWHAIMPVLTLSPYMIGEFQTTMRSSMISVLGEDYVTMGRAKGLSETAVMFSYAARNAMLPVLTNLALMLGAVFGGSIVTEIVFNYPGLGLTLFTASVARDYPVIQGQLLLMTLATLGANLLVDIIYGIVDPRIREERA, from the coding sequence ATGCGGATTCCACTTAGGCGGCTGGGTGTCTACTTCGTCGCCTTCCTGTTTGCGATCATCGTCAACTTCACCCTTCCCAGGCTGATGCCTGGGAGTCCGGTGGACTCGATGATCGCGCAACTCGGTCCGCGCGCGACACCGGCGGCGGTCGAGGCGATCAAGGCCCGCTTCGGCGCCGTCGAGCAGCCTGTCTGGTTGCAGTTCGTCGACTATATCAAGGGGCTGGCGACCTTCGACCTCGGCGTCTCGGTAAAATACTATCCGCAGACGGTCACCCAGGTGCTCGCCCGCTCGGCCGGCTGGACAGCACTTCTGGTCACCTGCGCCATCGTCTTTTCCCTCTGCGTCGGTGTCTCCCTCGGCGCGGTGGCAGCCTGGCGGCGGGGCGGACGTTTCGATGCGTTCGTCTCGCCGTTTTCTGTCGTGCTGATCGCGATCCCGCCGGTCATCATCGCCTTGGCCACGCTGTTCACCTTCGGTGTGACGCTGCGCTGGTTCCCAGTCGGCTACGCGTATAATCCGGATCTCGATCCCGGTTTCAACTTCACCTTCCTCGGCAGCGTGTTCTGGCACGCCATCATGCCAGTGCTGACGCTCTCGCCGTATATGATCGGCGAGTTCCAGACCACGATGCGCTCCTCGATGATCTCGGTGCTCGGCGAGGACTACGTCACCATGGGCCGCGCCAAGGGCCTGTCGGAAACGGCGGTGATGTTCTCATACGCGGCGCGCAACGCAATGCTGCCGGTTCTGACCAATCTGGCGCTGATGCTGGGCGCGGTCTTCGGCGGCTCGATCGTCACCGAGATCGTCTTCAACTATCCCGGGCTCGGGCTGACACTGTTCACCGCGAGCGTGGCGCGCGACTATCCCGTCATCCAGGGCCAGCTTCTGTTGATGACATTGGCCACGCTTGGCGCCAATCTGCTGGTCGACATCATCTATGGTATCGTCGATCCGCGCATCAGGGAGGAGCGCGCATGA
- a CDS encoding ABC transporter permease, producing MRFGLQLLFRQKKAVAGFIIIASLALMAIFAPILAPTDPAARVGRSHQPPTVSHYFGTTKMGRDVYSQFVWGARPSLAVGFATGLAITAIGTVIGLISGYFGGRIDGTLDLATNAVLVIPNIPLLILLASFAGTVGPLAIMTIIALTSWPWGARMTRAQTMALRNREFITAARMVGEPSWRIIFVEILPNLVPLIGINIVGSIIYAIVAQTTLEYLGFGDPLNVTWGTMLYNAQNSSAIIVGAWWDIGAPALGIALVGLGLALLNFTFDEIANPQLRSGPALSRWLRLTRLRKRELETAR from the coding sequence ATGAGGTTCGGGCTGCAACTCCTGTTCCGCCAGAAGAAGGCGGTGGCCGGCTTCATCATCATTGCATCCCTTGCCTTGATGGCGATTTTCGCGCCGATCCTGGCGCCGACCGATCCGGCCGCGCGCGTCGGGCGCTCGCACCAGCCGCCGACGGTCTCGCATTATTTCGGCACCACGAAGATGGGCCGCGACGTCTACAGCCAGTTCGTCTGGGGTGCGCGGCCGTCGCTTGCCGTGGGCTTTGCCACCGGCCTCGCCATCACCGCGATCGGCACGGTAATCGGCCTCATATCAGGCTATTTCGGCGGCCGCATCGATGGAACGCTCGATCTCGCCACCAATGCGGTGCTGGTCATACCCAACATTCCGCTGCTGATCCTGCTCGCCTCCTTCGCCGGAACGGTCGGCCCGTTGGCGATCATGACGATCATCGCGCTGACATCCTGGCCGTGGGGCGCGCGCATGACGCGCGCGCAGACCATGGCGTTGCGCAACCGTGAATTCATCACCGCGGCACGCATGGTCGGCGAGCCTTCATGGCGCATCATCTTCGTCGAGATCCTGCCCAACCTCGTGCCGCTGATCGGCATCAACATTGTCGGCTCGATCATCTATGCGATCGTGGCGCAGACGACGCTCGAATATCTGGGCTTCGGCGATCCGCTCAACGTCACCTGGGGCACCATGCTCTACAATGCGCAGAATTCCTCGGCGATCATCGTCGGCGCCTGGTGGGATATCGGCGCGCCGGCGCTCGGCATCGCGCTGGTCGGGCTCGGGCTGGCCTTGCTCAACTTCACCTTCGACGAGATCGCCAACCCGCAGCTGCGCTCAGGGCCGGCGCTGTCGCGATGGCTGCGGCTGACACGGCTGCGCAAGCGTGAACTGGAGACCGCACGGTGA
- a CDS encoding ABC transporter ATP-binding protein, with product MSGPLLQIRDLSVDYLTDKGAFRAVKNVSFDIGRSELFGLAGESGCGKSTIAYAITRLAKAPAWVAGGEILLDGQDLLKLTEPAMQKVRWSRIGMVFQSAMNSLNPLMRVEAQFHDVLRRHNGAIREQSRARAEAMFKLVGIPANRLSDYPHQFSGGMRQRIVIAICLALEPELIIMDEPTTALDVVVQREILEQVIDLQRALGFSVLFITHDLHLMAQLCHRIGVMLKGELVEVGDVRQVSHAPVHEYTRKLWGAIPQLPARAREALA from the coding sequence GTGAGCGGACCCCTGCTGCAAATCCGCGACCTCAGCGTCGACTATCTCACCGACAAGGGCGCCTTCCGCGCGGTGAAGAACGTCTCGTTCGACATCGGCCGCTCGGAACTGTTCGGGCTCGCCGGCGAATCCGGCTGCGGCAAGAGCACCATCGCCTATGCCATCACCAGGCTGGCCAAGGCGCCGGCCTGGGTAGCGGGCGGCGAGATCCTGCTCGACGGCCAGGATCTGTTGAAGCTCACTGAGCCGGCGATGCAGAAGGTGCGCTGGAGCCGCATCGGCATGGTGTTCCAGAGCGCAATGAATTCGCTCAACCCGCTAATGCGGGTGGAAGCGCAGTTCCACGACGTTCTGCGGCGGCACAATGGCGCCATCCGGGAGCAGTCGCGGGCCCGCGCCGAGGCGATGTTCAAGCTGGTCGGCATCCCTGCGAACCGGCTTTCCGACTATCCGCACCAGTTCAGCGGCGGCATGCGCCAGCGGATCGTGATCGCCATTTGCCTGGCGCTGGAGCCCGAGCTGATCATCATGGACGAGCCGACGACGGCGCTCGACGTGGTGGTGCAGCGCGAGATCCTCGAACAGGTGATCGACCTGCAGCGCGCGCTCGGCTTCTCGGTGCTGTTCATCACCCACGATCTGCATCTGATGGCGCAGCTCTGTCATCGCATCGGCGTGATGCTGAAGGGCGAACTGGTCGAGGTGGGCGATGTCCGTCAGGTGAGCCATGCCCCGGTGCACGAATACACACGCAAGCTCTGGGGCGCGATCCCGCAACTGCCGGCGCGGGCGCGCGAGGCCTTGGCATGA